One window of the Colletotrichum destructivum chromosome 6, complete sequence genome contains the following:
- a CDS encoding Putative cytochrome P450, which produces MGSLHEFEAFILLGLAHLSALNKLALGFTLLILMLSLTALLFTHSHFRDQKLVPNVFVVGGDDAQSIKANRERFRKQAKEMLEEGYKKTGGGFFYVPSPLGERLMIPTKYLEELKTAPIDHVDFVATFIEMFEGKYTTMGSRSTLHPRVVKGQLNHHLAEIMPAVQKEIHDAFCDVFPTCVDWTPVQVVDSLTRIVARVSSCMFGGTELSRNKEWVESSISFAIDGFIGAQKLKGYPEFLKPIVARFIPEIQKIAGHYAAAEAAAIPLLEARRRTGEAAADLLFWMEKQAINEEHDSKFLASILLKVSFAAIHTSAAAPAQLVYDLCERPDYIEPLREEIRSVADCDGFIDKSGFLGMTKMDSFMKESQRFNPLLLITFERVVHRPFTLSSGFTIPAHTTIGVPTQAINMDKLLYPNPETFDPFRFSKLRKEQPEMDGRAQYVSSSSSSLSFGYGRHACPGRFFAAQEIKAIMAFLLQNFDMRFTSGQSRPESMRVETQFLPDPMATVEFKRRQ; this is translated from the exons ATGGGTTCTTTGCATGAATTTGAGGCGTTCATCCTGCTGGGCCTAGCTCACCTCAGCGCTCTTAACAAACTGGCTTTGGGCTTTACACTTCTAATTTTGATGTTGTCATTAACTGCGCTTCTGTTCACACACAGTCATTTCAGGGATCAGAAACTTGTTCCAAATGTCTTCGTTGTAGGAGGGGATGATGCACAGAGCATCAAGGCAAACCGAGAGCGTTTTCGTAAACAAGCCAAGGAAATGCTCGAGGAAGGATACAAGAAG ACCGGAGGCGGTTTCTTCTACGTCCCAAGTCCGCTCGGGGAGCGGCTCATGATACCGACAAAATATTTAGAGGAATTGAAAACAGCCCCAATTGATCACGTTGACTTTGTTGCTACTTTCATTGAA ATGTTTGAAGGAAAGTATACAACCATGGGAAGCCGCTCAACTCTGCATCCTCGGGTTGTGAAAGGCCAACTCAATCACCATTTAG CCGAAATCATGCCAGCAGTCCAGAAAGAAATTCACGATGCTTTCTGCGATGTATTTCCAACTTGTGTAG ACTGGACACCTGTTCAAGTTGTGGATTCTCTTACTCGAATTGTGGCAAGAGTGTCCAGCTGCATGTTTGGTGGCACGGAATTGTCCCGTAACAAAGAATGGGTTGAGTCATCTATAAGCTTTGCAATTGATGGCTTCATTGGCGCACAGAAGCTCAAAGGCTACCCTGAGTTTTTGAAGCCGATTGTGGCACGATTCATTCCGGAGATCCAAAAGATCGCAGGACACTATGCCGCTGCCGAAGCAGCAGCTATTCCATTACTTGAGGCACGACGGCGCACCGGGGAAGCAGCGGCTGATCTCTTATTCTGGATGGAAAAACAAGCCATAAACGAAGAGCATGATTCGAAGTTTCTGGCTAGCATTCTCCTCAAAGTGAGTTTTGCTGCAATACATACAAGCGCGGCAGCACCTGCTCAGCTGGTTTACGACTTGTGCGAGAGACCTGACTATATTGAACCTTTGCGGGAAGAAATTCGCAGTGTTGCCGACTGTGATGGGTTCATCGACAAATCTGGGTTCCTTGGCATGACAAAAATGGATAGTTTCATGAAGGAAAGCCAACGATTTAATCCCCTTCTCCTCA TTACTTTCGAGAGAGTCGTCCATCGACCATTCACATTGTCATCGGGATTTACGATCCCAGCTCATACCACGATTGGTGTTCCAACACAGGCAATTAATATGGATAAGTTACTTTATCCAAATCCCGAAACCTTTGACCCATTTCGCTTCTCTAAGCTTAGAAAGGAGCAACCAGAAATGGATGGCCGCGCTCAGTACGTTTCGtcaagctcgtcctcgttgagCTTCGGATACGGTAGGCACGCTTGTCCAGGACGTTTTTTCGCGGCACAGGAGATCAAAGCCATAATGGCTTTTCTGTTGCAGAATTTCGATATGCGGTTTACCTCAGGACAGAGTCGCCCAGAAAGCATGCGCGTGGAAACACAGTTTCTTCCGGACCCAATGGCAACAGTGGAATTCAAGAGACGGCAATGA